In Juglans regia cultivar Chandler chromosome 5, Walnut 2.0, whole genome shotgun sequence, the following are encoded in one genomic region:
- the LOC109021540 gene encoding secoisolariciresinol dehydrogenase-like, with amino-acid sequence MNGASSLLAPIAKRLAGKVALITGGASGIGESTARLFAEHGAKVIIADIQDELGFSVCQDKSINGDISYVHCDVTSESDVENAVNTAVSKHGKLDIMFNNAGHIGQIHENIVALEQKDYKRVFDVNVLGSFLGAKHAAKVMIPAKRGTILFTASSVTQSQGMASHTYTASKHAVVGLTKNLCVELGQYGIRVNCISPHSVVTPMLLKSIGIDKEKAEEIVSSAANLKGAVLEGGDLAEAALFLASEESKYVSGLNLVVDGGYSTTNIALPESIQKFFRT; translated from the exons ATGAACGGCGCATCGTCCTTGCTAGCTCCCATTGCAAAGAG ACTAGCAGGCAAGGTTGCCTTGATAACCGGAGGTGCAAGTGGAATTGGCGAGAGTACGGCAAGACTATTCGCTGAACATGGTGCTAAGGTCATCATTGCTGACATCCAAGACGAGCTTGGTTTCTCAGTTTGCCAAGACAAAAGCATCAATGGTGACATTTCCTACGTCCACTGCGATGTCACTAGCGAGTCTGATGTCGAGAATGCTGTTAATACTGCCGTGTCGAAGCATGGGAAACTCGACATAATGTTCAACAACGCAGGCCATATTGGCCAAATACATGAAAATATCGTAGCCCTCGAGCAGAAGGACTACAAGAGAGTTTTTGATGTGAATGTCTTGGGGTCATTTCTGGGAGCAAAACACGCGGCCAAAGTAATGATTCCAGCGAAAAGGGGCACCATTCTATTCACCGCAAGTTCTGTGACACAGTCACAAGGAATGGCCTCTCACACCTACACGGCATCCAAGCATGCCGTTGTGGGACTAACCAAGAATTTATGTGTTGAGTTGGGGCAGTACGGAATTAGAGTCAATTGCATATCACCACATTCTGTGGTCACCCCTATGCTCCTAAAATCGATAGGAATAGACAAGGAAAAGGCGGAAGAGATTGTATCCTCCGCGGCAAATTTGAAAGGAGCTGTTTTGGAAGGAGGAGATTTGGCAGAGGCTGCGTTGTTCTTAGCGAGCGAGGAGTCCAAGTACGTGAGTGGGCTCAACCTAGTCGTGGATGGTGGTTATAGCACAACCAATATAGCTCTTCCAGAGAGCATACAAAAGTTCTTCAGGACCTAA